Genomic window (Roseivirga sp. 4D4):
TTGATTTTGATTCTGGTTGGGCAAAGTCACCATGTACGGCTGATTTTGCACACTGCCGCTATCAACAATTACTGAGTACTCAAGTTTTCCTTCTGAACCCAGCTCATTCTGAACACATTCTCGCAAGAGGTGTACATAATGCTCTTCTAAATACTCATAAAAGAATTGACTCGGAACTTGAATGGTAAGTGTTGATTCACTTAGCCCTAAAGGTTTTATCGGTTCGAACCATGTCTTGAAACTCTGCTCTCCTACCTGATTCTTGATAAATCTGAGGCAGTCCTCCCAAACCGAAATTTCACTTTTTACCATCTAACCATTTTGCAATAAGGGCTTCACATTTTTCTTTAGGCGGGCAACAAAAATGATAAAAATTAAATGAACATGAAAGGTGAAACGAGCTGATAGCCCAAAATAGTTTTCCCCTTAAAAAGAGCTTATCCACAGACTTTTTGTGGATAACTATTCTTCCCTAGCGATAATGACATTGAAACAAGGTATATGCCAATTGACTGAAATTATATCGTGGCCGTTGAGAAAAGACTTATTTTCGCAGAAGAAAACTGAAGGAAATGAAGGAAAGAATGTTTGCCGATTTCGAACCGCAGACAGCCGAATCTTGGAAGTCTAAATTACTCGAAGACCTGAAGGGAAAACCATTTGAAGAATTGCTTTGGGAAAGTGAAGGTTTCCACGGAAAACCATTCTATACCAAAGCCGATCTACCAGATTCTCTACCACAATCGGCCAATGTTCACCCGCAGCCGGAGGCTTTCGGTCATCGCTATTGGACGAACTACCAGCTGGTGAACGTGTCATCATCAAAAGAGGCTAACAGCAAGGCACTGGATGCCTTGAACAATGGTGCCAATGGCCTGCTCTTCAGCATAAGCGAGCTACCAAGCTTTGAGGCACTCCTAAAAGACATTAAGCCGGAGTTCTGTCAGGTCTCGTTTCAATCAGATAGTATTGAAACCTCCTATATATATAAGGAGTACCTGAATTACTTAGAACAAACCCAAACTAACCTATCCAAAGTATCAGGCTTTATCCATGGAAAAGGGGTTCTCTTTCAAGAAGCCATCCCTGAACTCAAGACGTTTGTCATCTCCGATATGCCTGGTTCGGATTTGGTAGATCAACTGTCTGCCCTGACCAAGTCGGCCGTCAGTGAGCTTGACAATTCTACATTTCCGAGCAACATCAGTTTGGGTTGCATAGCATTTGAAAAACGGATTGGCAAAGACTACTTCCTTGAAATTTCAGGCCTTAGAGCACTTCGTCAGGTAATAAAGACCATTGCAACCGGAATGGGCGTCATAGACTATCGGCCTACCATAATAAGCACCTCTCCATCGTGGGACGGACAGATAGAAGATAAGCATGACTTTATGTTGCAGGCCACTACCATGGCCATGTCCGCGATAACGGGTGGAACTGATGCACTGTTGGTAAATCCATTTTACCCCGTTTTCCCTGACAATACTTTGCTGGCCGAACGTATGGCCAGAAATATCTCCAGCATATTGAATGACGAGTCGTATCTGGGGAAAAATGTGGACCCTGCTGCTGGTTCGTACTATTTGGAAGCAAGTACCATTGATCTCGTTAATCAAGTGCTAGCCAAAATTGAGGGTGTTGACCCAACAGCAAGTAGCGTGGCGGCATCTGAAAGCACTAGCCCCATTAATTGGGAGACCGCAGAAGGTATTTCAGTACCACCGCTAGTGACCGAAGGAGACCTTCAAGATGCTGAACATCTTGAATTCATTGCAGGCAAACCTCCTTATTTACGCGGCCCCTATAGTTCCATGTACACGGTTAGACCCTGGACTATTCGCCAATATGCAGGTTTCTCTACCGCTGAGGCGTCCAACGCATTCTACAGACGAAACTTAGCCGCTGGCCAAAAAGGACTTTCTGTTGCTTTTGACTTGGCAACACATAGAGGTTATGACTCAGATCATCCACGTGTTGTCGGTGATGTGGGTAAGGCCGGAGTTGCGATTGATTCCATTCTTGACATGGAAGTGCTCTTCGAGCAAATTCCATTGGACAAGATGTCGGTTTCGATGACCATGAACGGTGCGGTAATTCCGATAATGGCATTCTACATTGTAGCGGCCGAAGAACAAGGAGTAGACAGGTCGCTTTTAAGCGGAACCATCCAGAATGACATTCTCAAGGAGTTTATGGTGAGGAATACCTATATCTACCCTCCTGCTCCTTCCATGAGAATCATTGGTGATATTTTCGAATATACTTCGAAGCATATGCCCAAGTTCAACTCCATCAGTATCTCGGGATATCACATGCAAGAAGCGGGTGCCACGGCAGACATTGAGTTAGCTTATACCCTGGCCGATGGCTTGGAATACCTGCGTAAGGGCGTTGCTTCTGGTTTGGATATCGACAAATTCGCACCGAGACTCTCCTTCTTTTGGGCGATTGGCATGAACCACTTTATGGAAATTGCCAAAATGCGTGCTGGTCGATTGCTTTGGGCCAAACTGGTGAAGCAATTCAACCCCAAGAATCCCAAATCCATGGCATTGCGAACGCATTGTCAAACCTCAGGATGGAGTCTTACCGAACAAGATCCATTTAACAACGTGACGAGAACTTGTGTGGAAGCCCTGGCGGCAGCTCTTGGACACACCCAATCATTGCACACCAATGCCCTCGATGAAGCCATCGCTCTACCTACCGATTTCTCAGCGAAAATCGCTCGTAATACGCAAAAATACTTGCAGTCTGAAACTGGCATTAACAGAGTCATTGACCCATGGGGTGGTTCTTATTACGTTGAATATCTGACTGATCAATTGGTAGAAAAGGCCTGGGCCTTAATCCAAGAAGTAGAAGAAATGGGCGGCATGGCCAAAGCCATCGAAGCAGGTCTTCCCAAAATGAAGATTGAAGAAGCTGCAGCTCGGAAACAAGCAAGAATTGACTCCGGAAAGGATGTTATTGTGGGAGTCAACCGCTACAAGGTTGATGAAGAAACCGACATAGATCTTCTGGAGGTAGACAACACTGCTGTCCGTAAGTCACAGTTAGAACGATTGGCCAAACTGAAAGCCGAAAGAGATATTGATGCAGTCGAAAAGGCGCTTGAAGCCTTAACCCATTGTGCCAAAACGGGTGAAGGCAACCTACTAGACCTTGCAGTAGATGCTGCTAGAAAAAGAGCCTCATTAGGAGAAATCTCCATGGCGATGGAAAAAGTCTTCGGAAGACACAAGGCTGTGACCCAAACCATTTCTGGCGTATATTCGAGTGAAGTGAAAGACAACGAAGACTTTAAGAAAGCCAGAGAAATGGCGGATCAATTTGCAGAATTGGATGGCAGAAGACCCCGTATCATGATTGCCAAAATGGGGCAAGATGGTCATGATCGCGGTGCTAAGGTAATTGCCACAAGTTTTGCCGACTTAGGCTTTGACGTAGACATTGGGCCACTTTTTCAGACTCCTGATGAAACAGCCCTACAAGCGGCTGAAAACGATGTGCATATGATTGGTGCTTCCAGTTTGGCAGCAGGTCATAAGACCTTGATCCCTCAATTGATCAATGAGTTAAAAAGACTCGGTAGAGAAGATATTATGGTAATTGCAGGTGGAGTAATACCGCCTAAAGACTATGATTTTCTTTACGAAGCAGGGGTATCGGCAGTATTTGGTCCTGGCACCGTGATTGCAAAAGCAGCTCAGGAAATTCTCCGACAAATGATAGAGGAAGAGTAGGCTGAGAGCAGGTTATTTCTTCTTTTTCAAATTTGCGAAAGCTACCTTGAACCATAGCCAGGTCAGCAAGCCAAAGACAGCCAGAAAGAGCAGTCCAAAAGCCAGATCGAGCCACGCGGTATTGTCAGAAATGAAAAAATACCCATACTTAATGGTCAGGTACAAAAACCCGAGTGCGAATACAAGGGGCCATAAAAAACCTAGTGTTAAGTACCTTTTCATGTCTAACTAAATTATAGATAAAAAGTCAATTAAATGAAACTCATAGACAAACTGGCCTGGATAGAAGTCAAAGAGAAGAGAGTTCTTGTTGCCAGAAGTAAAGGCAAAGAGGCCTTTTATATCCCAGGCGGAAAGCGAGAACCAGGTGAAAACGATGAGCAGGCTTTGTTGAGAGAAATTGATGAAGAGCTGAGTGTGAAGCTACTGCCCGAATCGCTTCAATACTATGGTACTTTTTCAGCACAAGCCCATGGTCATGCCGAAGGTATCATCGTTCAAATGACTTGTTATCAAGCTAATTACAATGGAATCTTAAAAGCAGCCGCTGAAATCGAAGAAGTCGCCTGGTTACCCTTCGAAGAAATGGACAAAACCTCGCATGTGGACAAAATTATCTTCCATGATTTGAGGCAAAAAGGCCTACTCTAACGATCGTTAGGAAAAAAAACATACAACCACTTCTGAGATTCGAAATAAACAGATTTCTTTGTTAAATCATTTCAAGAGTACACGGTCAGTATGCAAATCTTTGAAGTAGCAGATAAAAAGAGTGCCAATGAGTTTTTAGACGTGGCACGCGTTATTTATGCTCAGGATAATGAATGGGTTTGCCCCTTAGACAACGACATCCGCGCGGTATTCAGCCCCGCAAAGAACACATTCTTTAACCATGGTGAGGCTACAAGATGGGTCCTGAAAGATGACAATGGTAAGCTGATCGGCAGAATAGCGGCCTTTATCAATGAGAAAAAGGCCAATTATGGTGACAAACGCATTGGAGGCATTGGGTTTTTTGAATCAATCGAGGATTATGATGCGGCAAAACTGCTTTTCGATACTGCCATGGACTGGCTCAAAGAAAGAAAAGTCAATACGGTAGATGGCCCCATTAACTTTGGTGAAAATGATCAGTACTGGGGTTTATTGGTTGAAGGCTTTACTTCCCCCTCCTATGGAATGGCTTATAATGCGCCTTACTACCAGAAGTTCTTTGAAGACTATGGTTTTCAGGTGAAAATGGAGCAGATGACGAACAAATTCTACCTCAAAGAAGGTTTGAGTCCAAGGTTTGTCAAAATTGCCAATTATATAGTTGAGCGTAAGCCAAGTATTACCACCGAGCCTTTCGATCCAAAAAGAATTGATAAGTATGCCGAAGACTTTATGGCTATTTATAATGCTGCCTGGGCTGAATTTGAAAACTTTACTCCCATTAAAAAGGACTATGTGCTGGAAACATTTGAAAAAATGAAACCTGTACTTGACCCGAAGCTTGTGCAATTTGCCTATGTAAATGGTGAACCAGCAAGTTTTGTACTCTCGCTACCCGATGTCAACCAAATCTTCAAGCGCTTCAAAGGGAAATTGAATCTGATCAATAAAATCAGATTCCTGATGTTGAAAAGAAAAAATGTGATCGATAGAGTTCGGGTAGTTGTCATGGGTACCCACCCTAAATTTCAGGGCATTGGACTGGAGTCTGTCGTAACCTACAAATCATTCGAATACTGCTTTAACGAAACACCACTTAATGAGGTAGAACTCAGTTGGGTCGGTGACTTCAACGATAAAATGATTGCGATCCACAAAGGTCTTGGAGCTGTACCTTCCAAAAAGCACATTACTTATCGCTATGAGCTCAACTAATCTTCTTCCCGAAGAATAGTCTATCGGTTTTACCTCCGAATACTTCCCACAAAGCCAGTAGGCCTACCAAACTGTATTCTACCACGACTACTTCGATTCGGTCGGCATATTCCCCACCCAAGTAATTGGCGTAGGTAAGAAATATTAAAAAGGACCATAAGAAGGGAAAACGCACTTTCGAAAAAACCGCAACCGCCAACAAGGGAATCACATACCACGGGTGGACTGTTGTAGCGAAAAGCAAGTACAAAGCCCAAACCCATACCATTCGCCTTGGCCAATCCTTTTTTGTACTAAGAAGTGAATAGATAATGATCGAACCTAAAGTAGCATACATCATCCATTTACCAGATTTGGCAATAATGTTATGCCCCTCTGTCTCGAACCCATACCATCGGGCCAAATAGTAAATACTTCCATTGAACTCAAACTTTTGAAAGTAGAGCTCCATACTATCCTTAATCGCCCAAATATGCGCTGTATTGATCAACGGCAAGAAAGTGACAGCCAAAGTGCCTGCTACGATAAGGCCGTATATGAACGTTTTCTTAAGTCCAATTTTCCGAAGTAATAACGGCAAGAAGATCAGCGGCAAAAATTTAGTAGCTACAGATAAGCCGAAGAAGATGGCCGACTTGTGAAGCTTCCCTTGCTCATATTGCCAAATGGCCAGCAATAGGAAGTAGACCATGATCCCCTCGAAATGCAGATTGCCAGTTACCTCAAAAATCACCAAGGGATTTAATGCATAAATCAACCCATAAGCCTGAGGCAGTTTATAGTGCCTTAAGAGCTTTCTGATCAAAGCAATGTTTCCCAGTTCAAAGCCAATCATAATCACCCTCATGATGACTACCGACCATACAATCGATCCCGGTGAAAACAGGGTTGAAATAAAGAAAATGACCTGATTCAGGGGTGGATAGACTGTAAAATATTCTTGAGAATTTAGCTGATCATACAGCCCTTGTGAAATTCCTGTTAAGCCCTTGTTGAGATGATGCGCTGGCAGGTACTTATAGGGATCTTCAAAATTCAGCAATAGCCTTCCGTCCCAAATAAACCGATAAAAGTCATCAGAAAGTTTTGGCAACGAAGCGATCAGCACTACGCGAAGTAATACTCCCCAGTAGTATCCCAAATCTGCATCTTCAGCGTTGGTCTTTCGAATTATGAATGCAACGGAAACAAAGAGTAAGGTATATAAACTGAGCAGCAACCACGTGTCCTCTCGGGCAACGAAATAGCCAATATAGATCGTCAACCCACCTGTTAAAATGTAGGCCAAGTTTACCCAAGAAGAATTCTTATTAAGCATGTCGGGTATGCTGGACAGTGTAATAGAACACCAGCAAAAATCCTAAACTCAAGAGTAAGTGGAAAGGAAGTAAGGCAAAATCATTGAAATAAAAGGCTAAACCAAGACCTCCCACAAAATAGAGACCTAAGAAACCTTCCAATGCGGTCAACGGATTGATCTTTTTCTTGAAGTACTTGTTGCCCTTCCAGGTATCTTTCTTACCCGTAATATTAAACTTAGGCGTCCTCACGAATGGAGTTTTCTTACCAATTAAACCTTCAAATACGGCAACGGCATTATGAACACTCAGTCCTAGAAATACGGACAAAAGCATAAACATTTGAGGTACAAAATCTTTGGCTGTTTTCCAGAAACCATCGCGTTTCTCCTTAAATCCATTCCAGTAAAAGACGATCAGAAAGGCATAGCCCATCAGGAAAATCATGGAGACATTCATCAGAATCTCCCAGCTGTCAGATAGGTTTCTGATAAGCAATACCGGTACGCTCAAGAATGCTGTCACTACTATACAGATAAAGACTGCTGAATTCAATAAGTGAAATGTCGCATGGAACTTCGTTCCTAATGACAATGGAGCTTTCAATACTTTCGGCAATAGCTTAATGCTCGTCTCGGCTGCTCCTTTAGTCCAGCGATATTGTTGAGATTTGATAGCACTCATTGCTGCTGGCAATTCCGCTGGAGCCACCACATCTGGTGTATAGAATATCTGCCAACCCTTGAGCTGTGCTCTATAACTGAGGTCCAAATCTTCGGTCAAAGTATCTGCCTTCCAGCCACCTGCATCTTCAATACATTCTTTTCTCCAAACCCCTCCAGTTCCATTAAAATTAAGGAAATGACCTCCTTGTGAACGACCGTTTTGTTCTACAAAGAAGTGGGTATTTAAACCGAAGGCCTGAAGCTTAGTGAGCATTGAATACTCCTCGTTGATATGTCCCCAACGGGTCTGTACCACGCCAATTTTCTCGTCCTTTTGAAAATGCGGAACACTATTCTTTAAGAAGTCAGCTTCTGGCACAAAGTCAGCATCAAAAATCGCGATGAATTCTCCCTTGGCAATTGACATCCCGTATTGTAAGGCACCTGCCTTAAATCCTTTGCGTTCTGGTCGCTGTACTTGCTGAACGTCTACTCCTTTGGCCTGCCACTCAGTAACTTTTTTAGCGATGAGCTCAATCGTTTCATCATTGGAGTCGTCAAGCACTTGCACTTCTAGCTTGTCTTTAGGCCAGTCGAAAGACGCCACGGCATCAATTAATCTTTCAACTACATAAAGCTCATTATAAACGGGCAACTGAACCGTCACCATGGGGTATTCATAATCTTTGGTAATCTCTGCCGCCTTAGCAATAGATTGTTTCTTTCTTGCCTTACGGTAGATATAAACAAGATTGAGCTGAGATAAGCTGTATACAAAGATGAACGACAGCGCACCTGTGTATAAAGTCAATACTATGAGTTCCAGCCAATACATTACAAATACTTAAAAATCGTGTATAAAATTTTGTAGCCTGCCAAAAAAGTACCCTTTACTGTACCAGACACCTTGCTAACACCTATGCGCCTTTTATAGTTTACCGGAACCTCTGTCGATTTGAGTTTATGTCTTGCAGCTTTCACTTGCATCTCGACCGTCCAACCATAAGTCCGATCTTCCATTTGCAATTCAATGAGCTTATCAAACCTAATGGCCCTAAATGGCCCCAAGTCTGTGAATTTGACCTTATAGAATAACTTCATCAAGGAAGTAGCCAACCAATTTCCGAAAACTTGGGGGAAAGTCATCGATCCTCCTTCCCTATTTCCGATTGCTCTAGACCCGATTACAATGTCCATACCGTCATCAATGATCGGTTTGACTAAATCTGGCAGCTGCTCAGGGTAATCCGAATAGTCTCCGTCAATAAAAACC
Coding sequences:
- the scpA gene encoding methylmalonyl-CoA mutase, which codes for MKERMFADFEPQTAESWKSKLLEDLKGKPFEELLWESEGFHGKPFYTKADLPDSLPQSANVHPQPEAFGHRYWTNYQLVNVSSSKEANSKALDALNNGANGLLFSISELPSFEALLKDIKPEFCQVSFQSDSIETSYIYKEYLNYLEQTQTNLSKVSGFIHGKGVLFQEAIPELKTFVISDMPGSDLVDQLSALTKSAVSELDNSTFPSNISLGCIAFEKRIGKDYFLEISGLRALRQVIKTIATGMGVIDYRPTIISTSPSWDGQIEDKHDFMLQATTMAMSAITGGTDALLVNPFYPVFPDNTLLAERMARNISSILNDESYLGKNVDPAAGSYYLEASTIDLVNQVLAKIEGVDPTASSVAASESTSPINWETAEGISVPPLVTEGDLQDAEHLEFIAGKPPYLRGPYSSMYTVRPWTIRQYAGFSTAEASNAFYRRNLAAGQKGLSVAFDLATHRGYDSDHPRVVGDVGKAGVAIDSILDMEVLFEQIPLDKMSVSMTMNGAVIPIMAFYIVAAEEQGVDRSLLSGTIQNDILKEFMVRNTYIYPPAPSMRIIGDIFEYTSKHMPKFNSISISGYHMQEAGATADIELAYTLADGLEYLRKGVASGLDIDKFAPRLSFFWAIGMNHFMEIAKMRAGRLLWAKLVKQFNPKNPKSMALRTHCQTSGWSLTEQDPFNNVTRTCVEALAAALGHTQSLHTNALDEAIALPTDFSAKIARNTQKYLQSETGINRVIDPWGGSYYVEYLTDQLVEKAWALIQEVEEMGGMAKAIEAGLPKMKIEEAAARKQARIDSGKDVIVGVNRYKVDEETDIDLLEVDNTAVRKSQLERLAKLKAERDIDAVEKALEALTHCAKTGEGNLLDLAVDAARKRASLGEISMAMEKVFGRHKAVTQTISGVYSSEVKDNEDFKKAREMADQFAELDGRRPRIMIAKMGQDGHDRGAKVIATSFADLGFDVDIGPLFQTPDETALQAAENDVHMIGASSLAAGHKTLIPQLINELKRLGREDIMVIAGGVIPPKDYDFLYEAGVSAVFGPGTVIAKAAQEILRQMIEEE
- a CDS encoding NUDIX hydrolase, with the protein product MKLIDKLAWIEVKEKRVLVARSKGKEAFYIPGGKREPGENDEQALLREIDEELSVKLLPESLQYYGTFSAQAHGHAEGIIVQMTCYQANYNGILKAAAEIEEVAWLPFEEMDKTSHVDKIIFHDLRQKGLL
- a CDS encoding cellulose synthase family protein; this encodes MYWLELIVLTLYTGALSFIFVYSLSQLNLVYIYRKARKKQSIAKAAEITKDYEYPMVTVQLPVYNELYVVERLIDAVASFDWPKDKLEVQVLDDSNDETIELIAKKVTEWQAKGVDVQQVQRPERKGFKAGALQYGMSIAKGEFIAIFDADFVPEADFLKNSVPHFQKDEKIGVVQTRWGHINEEYSMLTKLQAFGLNTHFFVEQNGRSQGGHFLNFNGTGGVWRKECIEDAGGWKADTLTEDLDLSYRAQLKGWQIFYTPDVVAPAELPAAMSAIKSQQYRWTKGAAETSIKLLPKVLKAPLSLGTKFHATFHLLNSAVFICIVVTAFLSVPVLLIRNLSDSWEILMNVSMIFLMGYAFLIVFYWNGFKEKRDGFWKTAKDFVPQMFMLLSVFLGLSVHNAVAVFEGLIGKKTPFVRTPKFNITGKKDTWKGNKYFKKKINPLTALEGFLGLYFVGGLGLAFYFNDFALLPFHLLLSLGFLLVFYYTVQHTRHA
- a CDS encoding glycosyltransferase family 2 protein, which gives rise to MNIQERPNIKVVIPAFNEEMSIAHVVNDIPEAWVDEVVVVNNASTDKTVEVAEAAGATVLTELASGYGNACLKGIDYLNNADNRPDILVFIDGDYSDYPEQLPDLVKPIIDDGMDIVIGSRAIGNREGGSMTFPQVFGNWLATSLMKLFYKVKFTDLGPFRAIRFDKLIELQMEDRTYGWTVEMQVKAARHKLKSTEVPVNYKRRIGVSKVSGTVKGTFLAGYKILYTIFKYL